Proteins found in one Brachyspira murdochii DSM 12563 genomic segment:
- a CDS encoding GNAT family N-acetyltransferase, whose translation MDIVVKKAELKDVFDISKLHAICWKDAYKNIIPDSYLKRIYLDDWCTEFEEGINNKTREAHIAYIDNKPIAVISHGKSRCSMEGYGEIISLYVHPIYQGSGIGTLLLEHAVKYMKDLGYTNICLCVFEKNEKAKEFYQKKGFKDSGNKNSLKIDDEDIEESIYVYDL comes from the coding sequence ATGGATATAGTTGTAAAAAAGGCCGAATTAAAAGATGTTTTTGATATAAGTAAACTTCATGCCATATGCTGGAAAGATGCTTATAAAAATATTATACCCGATTCTTATTTAAAGAGAATATATTTAGATGATTGGTGTACTGAGTTTGAAGAGGGTATTAATAATAAAACAAGAGAGGCTCATATTGCCTATATTGATAATAAACCTATAGCAGTTATTTCTCATGGAAAAAGCAGATGCAGTATGGAAGGCTATGGGGAGATAATATCCTTATATGTACACCCAATATATCAAGGTTCAGGAATAGGTACTTTGCTTCTTGAACATGCTGTAAAGTACATGAAAGATTTGGGTTATACAAATATATGTCTTTGCGTTTTTGAGAAAAATGAAAAGGCAAAAGAGTTTTACCAAAAAAAAGGATTTAAAGATTCTGGGAATAAAAATAGTCTAAAAATAGATGATGAAGATATAGAAGAAAGTATTTATGTTTATGATTTGTAA
- a CDS encoding phosphoenolpyruvate carboxykinase (GTP) — MKVEDLKHEKLKAWIKEVADMCQPKDIYVCDGTKEEYDSCMNGLVELGLAKPLTKRPHSHSFRSDPSDVARVEDRTFISYPDKEDAGPTNHWMAPDELKGTMKELYKGCMKNRTMYVIPFSMGPVGSPIAKIGVEITDSPYVVCNMHIMTRVGTKVLEVLGSDGEFIPCLHSVGAPLADGEKDTKWPCAPIEKKYISHFPNENLIWSYGSGYGGNALLGKKCFALRIASAMARREGWMAEHMLILRLTNPEGKRFHIAAAFPSACGKTNLAMLQPTIPGWKCETIGDDIAWMKINPDDGRLYAINPEAGFFGVAPGTSYDSNPMAMESIKENTIFTNCVETDDGDVWWEGMGPAPKHGIDWKGNDWTPESGEKGAHPNARFTAPARQCPVICPDWEDPKGVPIDIFIFGGRRASVMPLVHESYNWDHGVFMGSTAASETTAANIGAVGALRFDPFAMLPFAGYNMGDYMNHWLEMGDKLGDKAPRIFYVNWFRKNADGKWLWPGFGDNSRVLKWMCERVEGKIEAVDTPIGKMPKEGDLDLKGLDIPEADFKELMRVDVDAWKDQANQIEAHYTKFGSRLPARLKKQLEELRARLSK, encoded by the coding sequence ATGAAGGTTGAAGATTTAAAACATGAGAAGCTAAAAGCTTGGATTAAAGAAGTAGCAGATATGTGTCAGCCAAAAGATATATATGTATGTGATGGAACTAAAGAAGAATATGACAGCTGCATGAACGGCTTAGTAGAATTAGGTTTAGCAAAGCCTTTAACTAAAAGACCTCACAGTCACTCTTTCAGAAGCGATCCTTCTGATGTAGCACGTGTTGAAGATAGAACTTTTATCAGTTATCCAGATAAAGAAGATGCAGGTCCTACTAATCACTGGATGGCTCCAGATGAATTAAAAGGTACTATGAAAGAATTATACAAAGGCTGTATGAAAAACAGAACTATGTATGTAATTCCTTTCTCTATGGGTCCTGTAGGTTCTCCTATTGCTAAAATAGGTGTAGAAATTACTGACAGCCCTTATGTTGTTTGTAACATGCATATAATGACTAGAGTAGGTACTAAAGTATTAGAAGTATTAGGTTCTGACGGTGAGTTTATACCTTGCTTACACTCTGTGGGAGCTCCTCTTGCTGACGGTGAAAAAGATACTAAATGGCCTTGTGCTCCAATAGAGAAAAAATATATTTCTCATTTCCCTAATGAAAACTTAATTTGGTCTTATGGTTCTGGTTACGGCGGAAACGCTTTACTTGGTAAAAAATGTTTTGCTTTACGTATTGCTTCTGCTATGGCTAGAAGAGAAGGCTGGATGGCAGAACACATGCTTATCTTACGTCTTACTAACCCAGAAGGCAAAAGATTCCATATAGCTGCTGCATTCCCAAGTGCTTGCGGTAAAACTAACCTTGCAATGTTACAGCCAACAATCCCAGGGTGGAAATGTGAAACTATAGGTGATGATATTGCTTGGATGAAAATTAATCCAGATGACGGAAGACTTTATGCTATCAACCCAGAAGCTGGTTTCTTCGGTGTAGCTCCCGGTACTTCTTATGATTCTAACCCTATGGCTATGGAATCTATCAAAGAAAACACAATATTTACTAACTGTGTAGAAACAGATGACGGCGATGTATGGTGGGAAGGTATGGGTCCTGCACCTAAACATGGTATAGACTGGAAAGGTAATGACTGGACTCCAGAAAGCGGAGAAAAAGGTGCTCACCCTAATGCTAGATTTACCGCTCCTGCTAGACAATGTCCTGTAATTTGTCCAGACTGGGAAGATCCTAAAGGTGTACCTATAGATATATTCATCTTCGGCGGAAGAAGAGCTTCTGTTATGCCTTTGGTACATGAATCTTATAACTGGGATCATGGTGTATTTATGGGTTCTACTGCTGCTAGTGAAACTACTGCTGCTAATATTGGTGCAGTTGGTGCATTAAGATTTGACCCATTTGCTATGCTTCCATTTGCTGGATACAATATGGGCGATTATATGAATCACTGGCTTGAAATGGGAGATAAATTAGGCGATAAAGCTCCTAGAATCTTCTATGTAAACTGGTTCAGAAAAAATGCTGACGGTAAATGGTTATGGCCTGGATTCGGTGATAATTCAAGAGTATTAAAATGGATGTGTGAAAGAGTTGAAGGTAAAATTGAGGCTGTTGACACTCCTATAGGTAAAATGCCTAAAGAAGGCGATTTAGACCTTAAAGGTTTAGATATACCAGAAGCTGATTTCAAAGAACTTATGAGAGTTGATGTTGATGCTTGGAAAGATCAGGCTAATCAAATAGAAGCTCATTATACTAAATTTGGTTCAAGACTTCCAGCTAGACTTAAAAAACAATTAGAAGAATTAAGAGCTAGATTAAGCAAATAA
- a CDS encoding ankyrin repeat domain-containing protein, whose translation MKKNIIIILLTVITSLYSNQINESNNEKLKNTSMTNEIIMPNDELLKLLEKNKNKTGVAEMIKLINDGSINAQSKDEILIGNITHYTNTTPLMIASSYGHYDIAKSLIDNGALVNLRASDGFNALMEAVRTDNIEIAKLLINNNSDIDIKNKDGKNMIILACENGNEEMFNLLVANNADINEKSSWGASALIYASEKGNINIMKYLIDNGIDVNGKADDNGDTPLLWAVTGENPYEASKLLIENGANVNATNDGGVAPATILAASTPEVVKLLKDNGADLDTKFLYYYPPIAIAAGEGNLEIVKALVENGADVNYYPNDINYTAIFHAIDQHNYEVAEYLLKNGADLNIKLNPPDIYGDDIKDSYNVLEYAEAIQDKKMIDIVKKYYKKKM comes from the coding sequence ATGAAAAAGAACATTATAATTATATTATTAACAGTAATTACATCGCTATATTCAAATCAAATAAATGAAAGTAATAATGAAAAGTTAAAAAACACATCAATGACAAATGAAATAATAATGCCGAATGATGAATTATTAAAGCTATTAGAAAAAAATAAAAATAAAACAGGCGTTGCTGAAATGATTAAATTAATAAACGACGGCAGTATAAATGCTCAGTCAAAAGATGAAATTCTCATAGGCAATATTACACATTATACTAATACAACTCCTTTAATGATAGCCTCATCATACGGGCATTATGATATAGCAAAATCATTGATTGATAATGGGGCTTTAGTTAATTTAAGAGCAAGTGATGGATTTAATGCTTTAATGGAAGCTGTAAGAACTGATAATATAGAGATAGCAAAATTACTAATAAACAATAATTCTGATATAGATATAAAAAATAAAGACGGCAAAAATATGATTATACTTGCATGTGAAAATGGCAATGAAGAAATGTTTAATTTATTAGTAGCAAATAATGCAGATATAAATGAAAAATCATCTTGGGGAGCATCTGCACTTATTTATGCTTCTGAAAAAGGTAATATTAATATAATGAAATATTTAATAGATAATGGAATAGATGTTAATGGAAAAGCCGATGATAATGGGGATACTCCATTACTTTGGGCTGTTACAGGAGAAAATCCTTATGAAGCTTCAAAACTTTTAATAGAAAATGGTGCCAATGTAAATGCTACAAATGATGGCGGAGTTGCTCCTGCTACTATACTTGCAGCATCTACTCCTGAAGTGGTAAAACTCTTAAAAGATAATGGTGCCGATTTAGATACAAAATTTTTATATTATTATCCTCCTATAGCAATTGCTGCAGGTGAGGGTAATTTAGAAATAGTTAAGGCATTGGTTGAAAATGGGGCTGATGTGAACTATTATCCTAATGATATAAACTATACTGCAATATTTCATGCTATAGACCAACATAATTATGAAGTTGCTGAATACTTATTAAAAAATGGTGCGGATTTAAATATAAAATTAAATCCTCCTGATATTTATGGAGATGATATAAAAGACAGTTATAATGTTTTGGAATATGCAGAGGCTATTCAAGATAAAAAAATGATTGACATAGTAAAAAAATATTATAAGAAAAAAATGTAG
- a CDS encoding L-fuculose-phosphate aldolase produces MISQLNEYRKLLSNDIIKTCLRMQKDGINQGTSGNVSVRFENGMLITPSSMPYDTMKAENIVFVDENGKSEEGKRPSSEWRFHLSILKDNPDFNCVIHSHSIYSTVVSIMGVDYIPAIHYMIAVAGGKIIPCAEYATYGTEELCNNISKAMKGYKACIMKNHGLVVSDSTIEKAYGVLVEVENISREFVELSKIGKYNVLSDEDMDIILKKFGNYGLNAQK; encoded by the coding sequence ATGATAAGTCAATTAAATGAATATAGAAAATTATTGTCTAATGATATAATAAAAACATGTCTTAGAATGCAAAAAGACGGTATTAATCAAGGTACATCTGGAAATGTAAGTGTACGTTTTGAAAACGGTATGCTTATTACACCTTCAAGTATGCCTTATGATACTATGAAAGCCGAAAATATAGTTTTTGTTGATGAGAACGGAAAGTCAGAAGAAGGCAAAAGACCTTCAAGTGAATGGAGATTTCATTTATCAATACTAAAAGATAATCCTGATTTTAACTGTGTTATACATAGTCATTCTATATATTCTACAGTAGTATCTATAATGGGAGTTGATTATATACCAGCCATACATTATATGATTGCTGTTGCGGGAGGAAAAATTATACCTTGTGCTGAATATGCTACTTACGGTACAGAAGAGCTTTGCAATAATATATCAAAGGCTATGAAAGGGTATAAGGCTTGTATTATGAAAAATCATGGACTTGTGGTTTCTGATTCTACTATAGAAAAAGCTTATGGTGTTTTGGTAGAAGTAGAAAATATTTCAAGGGAGTTTGTAGAACTTAGTAAAATTGGTAAGTATAATGTTTTATCAGATGAAGATATGGATATAATACTTAAAAAATTTGGTAATTACGGATTAAATGCCCAGAAATAA
- the carA gene encoding glutamine-hydrolyzing carbamoyl-phosphate synthase small subunit produces MKRYLILEDGSHYEGIGFGSDNFRIGELVFNTSMTGYQEILSDLSYCGQITVMTYPLIGNYGINRDDFESLNPAIFGFVVKEACKSPNNFRSAETIDEFLKLKNIPAIENIDTREITKKIREAGTLKAVMSDTIDNKDDIVKMLKETSYMNDHVKRVSTKNAFPIPNRGKKVVLIDFGAKLGIIRELTKRDCDLVVVPYDTDYKTIMSLNPDGIMLSNGPGDPKDVKESINTIRELIGKVPIFGICLGHQLISLACGANTIKLKFGHRGGNHPVKDLETSKVSITSQNHSYAVEKESLHNTNLIMTHVSLNDGSVEGVKHKKYPVFSVQYHPESNPGPEDSKYLFDKFINMMNEGVKNA; encoded by the coding sequence TTGAAACGTTATTTAATACTTGAAGACGGAAGTCATTATGAAGGCATAGGATTTGGTTCTGATAATTTTAGAATAGGTGAATTGGTTTTTAATACATCTATGACAGGATATCAGGAGATACTTTCAGATTTATCATACTGCGGACAAATAACTGTTATGACTTATCCATTGATAGGTAATTACGGTATAAACAGAGATGATTTTGAGAGTTTGAATCCAGCTATATTTGGATTTGTAGTTAAAGAGGCTTGTAAAAGTCCTAATAATTTCAGGAGTGCTGAAACTATAGACGAGTTTTTAAAATTAAAAAATATTCCAGCTATAGAAAATATTGATACAAGAGAGATAACAAAAAAAATAAGAGAAGCAGGCACTCTTAAAGCTGTAATGAGCGATACTATAGATAATAAAGATGATATAGTAAAAATGCTTAAAGAGACTTCTTATATGAATGATCATGTAAAAAGAGTTTCTACAAAAAATGCCTTTCCTATACCCAACAGAGGGAAGAAAGTTGTACTGATTGATTTCGGAGCAAAACTCGGAATAATAAGAGAGTTAACTAAAAGAGATTGCGATTTGGTAGTAGTACCTTATGATACAGATTATAAAACTATAATGAGTTTAAATCCAGACGGTATAATGCTTTCAAACGGACCGGGGGATCCCAAAGATGTAAAAGAATCAATTAATACCATAAGAGAGCTTATAGGAAAAGTACCAATATTTGGTATATGTTTGGGTCATCAGCTTATAAGTTTGGCATGCGGAGCAAATACGATTAAATTAAAATTTGGGCATAGGGGCGGTAATCACCCTGTTAAAGATTTGGAAACTTCAAAAGTGAGCATAACAAGTCAGAATCATAGCTATGCTGTTGAGAAAGAGAGTTTACATAATACTAATTTAATTATGACGCATGTATCTTTAAATGATGGAAGTGTAGAGGGAGTTAAACATAAAAAATATCCTGTATTTTCTGTTCAGTATCACCCAGAGTCTAATCCAGGACCTGAGGATAGTAAATATTTATTTGACAAGTTTATTAATATGATGAATGAAGGGGTAAAAAATGCCTAA
- the carB gene encoding carbamoyl-phosphate synthase large subunit has protein sequence MPKRNDIKKILVIGSGPIVIGQAAEFDYAGTQACQSLKEEGYEVILINSNPATIMTDSAVADKVYIEPINLNFAKRIIYKERPDAILGSLGGQTGLNLVVELAESGILDEYNVEILGTDLNAINCAEDRELFKKLMNDINEPVPDSVIVHSVEEAVAFANKIGYHLVVRPAYTLGGTGGGFARNEKELIEICESGLKISPVHECLVEKSIAGYKEIEYEVMRDNNDNAIVVCNMENVDPVGIHTGDSIVVAPCQTLSDRENQMLRNASLKIIRALKICGGCNVQLALDPKSFNYYIIEVNPRVSRSSALASKATGYPIAKISAKIAVGMTLDEILNPITKKSYACFEPSIDYIVTKFPRLPFDKFPNADRQLGTQMKATGEVMSIGRNFEESFLKAVRSLEIKCDHIMHNDVSNYTTKKLWERIELRDDLRIFIIAELLRRGEDINDIIYITHIDRFFLEKIKNIIILEEKLENNKMNIDVLRECKERGFSDSYISKVWGIEEIDLYKLRHENNIVPVYKMVDTCAGEFESETPYFYSTYEKENESVKSGKESIIVLGSGPIRIGQGVEFDYSTVHCVMTIREAGYEAIVINNNPETVSTDFSISDKLYFEPLTIEDVMHIVELEKPRGVIVQFGGQTAINLAEKLVMHGVNILGTSLENINKAEDRHEFEEMLKALDIPQPKGKTAFTIDEAVIIAKDIGYPVLVRPSYVLGGRAMEIVDNDVSLKIYMDTAVKEISNKAPILIDKYVIGKEIEIDAIADSEHNVFIAGIMEHIERAGIHSGDSISVYPAQTISKKVKDTIIDYTKRIGEGFNFIGLYNIQFIVDKNDNVYVLEVNPRSSRTVPFLSKITNVQMANAATMCILGKSLKEQGYNNIYKEESKNVFVKAPVFSFAKLRRVDTILGPEMKSTGEALGFDVNFEKALYKALIASGVKIPLQGNVLLTISDNHKDEVLDLAKRFSNIGYGIYATKGTANFLRREGLYVKEVSKIDEEGFENIVDTIRLGRVDYVINTIETNSQTHSDSLELRRASAENNISCITSLDTAYALLRVIESMNFSIMPIA, from the coding sequence ATGCCTAAAAGAAATGATATAAAAAAAATATTAGTAATAGGTTCAGGTCCTATAGTGATAGGGCAGGCTGCAGAGTTTGATTATGCAGGTACTCAGGCTTGCCAGTCTTTAAAAGAAGAGGGTTATGAGGTTATACTTATCAATTCTAATCCTGCTACTATTATGACTGATAGTGCTGTGGCAGATAAAGTGTATATTGAGCCTATTAATTTGAATTTTGCTAAAAGAATAATTTATAAAGAAAGACCAGATGCGATACTTGGTTCTTTAGGAGGACAAACTGGCCTTAATTTGGTTGTTGAGCTTGCAGAAAGTGGGATATTAGATGAATATAATGTTGAAATTTTAGGAACGGATTTAAATGCTATAAACTGTGCTGAAGACAGAGAGCTTTTTAAAAAACTTATGAATGATATTAATGAGCCTGTACCAGATAGTGTTATAGTGCATAGTGTAGAAGAGGCAGTTGCTTTTGCCAATAAAATAGGTTATCACTTGGTTGTACGTCCTGCTTACACTCTTGGAGGCACTGGAGGCGGATTTGCACGAAATGAAAAAGAGTTAATCGAAATATGCGAAAGCGGATTAAAAATAAGTCCAGTACATGAATGCTTGGTTGAAAAGAGTATTGCAGGATATAAAGAGATAGAATATGAGGTTATGCGTGATAATAATGACAATGCTATAGTAGTATGTAATATGGAAAATGTTGACCCAGTAGGAATACATACTGGAGACAGTATAGTAGTAGCTCCCTGTCAGACGTTAAGCGACAGAGAAAATCAAATGCTTAGAAATGCAAGCCTTAAAATAATAAGAGCTTTGAAAATTTGCGGAGGATGCAATGTACAGCTTGCACTTGATCCTAAAAGTTTTAATTATTATATAATAGAAGTTAATCCTAGAGTATCGCGTTCCAGTGCTTTGGCTAGTAAGGCAACAGGTTATCCTATTGCTAAGATAAGTGCAAAAATAGCTGTGGGTATGACTTTAGATGAAATACTTAATCCTATTACAAAAAAAAGCTATGCATGTTTTGAGCCTTCTATTGACTATATAGTTACAAAATTTCCAAGACTTCCTTTTGATAAATTTCCTAATGCCGACAGACAGCTTGGCACTCAGATGAAAGCTACAGGCGAAGTTATGAGTATAGGACGTAATTTTGAAGAGTCATTTTTAAAAGCTGTGCGTTCTCTTGAAATAAAATGCGATCATATAATGCACAATGATGTTTCTAATTATACTACTAAAAAATTATGGGAGCGTATAGAATTAAGAGACGATTTGAGAATATTTATTATAGCAGAACTCTTAAGAAGAGGTGAGGATATTAATGATATTATATATATTACTCATATAGACAGATTCTTTTTAGAAAAAATAAAAAATATAATTATATTAGAAGAAAAATTAGAAAATAATAAAATGAATATAGATGTATTAAGAGAATGTAAGGAGAGAGGATTTTCTGACAGCTATATATCAAAAGTTTGGGGCATTGAAGAGATTGATTTATACAAATTAAGACATGAAAATAATATAGTGCCAGTATACAAAATGGTTGATACTTGTGCTGGAGAGTTTGAAAGTGAGACTCCTTATTTTTATTCTACTTATGAAAAAGAAAATGAATCTGTAAAAAGCGGCAAAGAAAGTATAATAGTATTAGGTTCTGGACCTATAAGAATAGGGCAGGGTGTTGAATTTGATTATTCTACTGTTCACTGTGTTATGACTATAAGAGAGGCTGGATATGAGGCTATAGTGATAAATAATAATCCAGAAACAGTATCAACAGACTTTTCAATATCTGATAAACTTTATTTTGAACCTCTTACTATAGAGGACGTTATGCATATAGTGGAATTAGAAAAACCAAGAGGAGTTATAGTACAGTTCGGCGGACAAACTGCTATTAATTTGGCTGAAAAATTAGTTATGCATGGAGTTAATATATTAGGTACTTCATTAGAAAATATTAATAAAGCAGAAGACAGACATGAATTTGAAGAGATGTTAAAAGCTCTTGATATACCTCAGCCTAAAGGAAAAACTGCTTTTACAATAGATGAAGCTGTGATAATAGCTAAAGATATAGGTTATCCTGTTTTGGTACGTCCGAGTTATGTACTTGGAGGGCGTGCTATGGAGATAGTCGATAATGATGTTTCTTTAAAAATATATATGGATACTGCTGTAAAAGAGATAAGCAATAAAGCTCCAATATTGATTGATAAATATGTTATAGGTAAAGAAATAGAAATTGATGCTATTGCTGACAGTGAGCATAATGTATTTATTGCGGGTATTATGGAGCATATTGAAAGAGCTGGTATTCACTCTGGGGATTCTATAAGTGTATATCCTGCACAGACTATTTCAAAAAAAGTAAAAGATACTATTATTGATTATACCAAAAGAATAGGAGAGGGATTTAATTTTATAGGGCTTTACAATATACAGTTTATAGTTGATAAAAATGATAATGTTTATGTTCTTGAGGTTAATCCTAGAAGCAGCAGAACAGTGCCGTTTTTAAGCAAGATAACAAATGTTCAAATGGCTAATGCGGCTACTATGTGTATACTTGGGAAATCATTAAAAGAGCAAGGTTATAATAATATATACAAGGAAGAATCTAAAAATGTATTTGTTAAAGCACCTGTATTTTCTTTTGCCAAATTAAGAAGAGTTGATACTATACTTGGTCCAGAGATGAAAAGTACTGGAGAGGCTTTAGGTTTTGATGTTAATTTTGAGAAGGCTCTATATAAGGCATTGATAGCTAGCGGAGTTAAAATACCTCTTCAAGGGAATGTTCTTCTTACTATATCGGATAATCATAAAGATGAAGTATTAGATTTGGCTAAAAGATTTTCTAATATTGGTTATGGAATATATGCTACAAAAGGTACTGCCAATTTTTTAAGAAGAGAAGGTCTTTATGTTAAGGAAGTTTCAAAGATTGATGAAGAAGGTTTTGAAAATATAGTAGATACTATAAGACTTGGAAGGGTTGATTATGTTATAAATACAATAGAAACTAATAGTCAGACTCATTCTGATAGTTTGGAATTAAGAAGGGCATCTGCTGAAAATAATATATCATGCATTACATCATTAGATACGGCTTATGCTTTGCTTAGAGTAATAGAGTCTATGAACTTTAGTATAATGCCTATTGCCTGA
- a CDS encoding Pr6Pr family membrane protein — protein sequence MSNFSIIYKIVIIIIGAFAVLNGFFYDNFKLDIETAYYFTYQSNILVIIYFILDIFNIIKKKETFYPRFKGAVTMSITVTFLVYHFLLGPTSGKLEGIDYIRNIILHYILPIMTIFDYIIFDKKGIYEIVDPLLWLIIPLLYFVFVLIRARVGSPFSDGSYYPYFFVDIDKYGFKTVLRNVFFITLFFAFLGYIEYFIDMLFSKHYK from the coding sequence ATGTCAAATTTTTCTATAATATACAAAATAGTAATAATTATAATCGGAGCTTTTGCTGTACTTAATGGTTTTTTTTATGATAATTTTAAACTTGACATAGAAACCGCATACTACTTCACATATCAAAGCAATATACTTGTGATAATTTATTTTATTTTAGACATTTTCAATATTATAAAGAAAAAAGAAACATTTTATCCAAGATTTAAAGGTGCTGTTACTATGTCTATAACAGTTACATTTTTAGTTTATCATTTTTTATTGGGTCCAACTTCGGGTAAATTAGAAGGCATTGATTATATTAGAAATATTATACTTCATTATATACTGCCTATTATGACTATTTTTGATTATATAATTTTTGATAAGAAAGGCATTTATGAAATAGTTGATCCTTTGCTTTGGCTTATAATACCGCTTTTATATTTTGTGTTTGTACTTATAAGGGCTAGAGTTGGAAGTCCTTTTTCAGATGGAAGTTATTATCCTTACTTTTTTGTTGATATAGATAAATACGGATTTAAAACGGTATTAAGGAATGTATTTTTTATCACTTTGTTTTTTGCTTTTTTGGGTTATATAGAATATTTTATTGACATGTTATTTAGTAAACATTATAAATAA